A genomic window from Solanum dulcamara chromosome 11, daSolDulc1.2, whole genome shotgun sequence includes:
- the LOC129873818 gene encoding tubulin alpha chain-like, with product MRECISIHIGQAGIQVGNACWELYCLEHGIKPDGQMPGDVTVGGGDDAFNTFFSETGAGKHVPRAVFVDLEPTVIDEVRTGTYRQLFHPEQLISGKEDAANNFARGHYTIGKEIVDLCLDRIRKLADNCTGLQGFLVFHAVGGGTGSGLGSLLLERLSVDYGKKSKLGFTIYPSPQVSTAVVEPYNSVLSTHSLLEHTDVAILLDNEAIYDICRKSLDIERPTYTNLNRLISQVISSLTASLRFDGALNVDVNEFQTNLVPYPRIHFMLSSYAPVISAEKAYHEQLSVAEITNTAFEPSSMMVKCDPRHGKYMACCLMYRGDVVPKDVNAAVATIKTKRTIQFVDWCPTGFKCGINYQPPTVVPGGDLAKVQRAVCMISNSTSVAEVFSRIDHKFDLMYAKRAFVHWYVGEGMEEGEFSEAREDLAALEKDYEEVGCESGDGEDDENEEY from the exons atgagaGAGTGCATCTCCATCCACATTGGTCAGGCCGGAATCCAGGTCGGAAACGCCTGTTGGGAGCTTTACTGCCTCGAACACGGCATCAAG CCTGATGGACAAATGCCTGGAGACGTCACTGTTGGAGGAGGAGATGATGCCTTCAACACTTTTTTCAGTGAAACGGGTGCTGGAAAGCATGTACCTCGTGCTGTCTTTGTAGATCTGGAACCCACTGTCATCGATGAAGTGAGAACCGGAACTTACCGTCAGTTGTTTCATCCTGAACAACTCATCAGCGGCAAAGAAGATGCTGCTAACAACTTTGCCAGAGGACATTATACAA TTGGGAAGGAGATTGTGGATCTGTGTCTTGATAGAATAAGGAAGTTAGCCGATAACTGCACTGGACTTCAAGGATTTTTGGTGTTCCATGCTGTTGGTGGGGGCACTGGTTCAGGGCTGGGTTCTCTGCTTCTTGAGAGGCTTTCTGTTGACTACGGAAAGAAATCCAAGCTTGGATTCACCATTTACCCTTCACCTCAAGTCTCTACTGCTGTAGTTGAGCCCTACAACTCCGTGCTCTCAACACACTCACTTCTTGAGCACACTGATGTTGCTATCCTTTTGGACAATGAAGCCATCTATGACATCTGCCGTAAGTCTCTTGACATTGAAAGACCTACTTACACCAATCTTAACAGGCTCATTTCTCAg GTTATCTCATCGCTGACAGCTTCTCTGCGTTTCGATGGTGCTTTGAATGTGGATGTAAATGAGTTCCAAACTAACTTGGTTCCATACCCAAGGATTCATTTCATGCTTTCTTCATATGCGCCTGTAATCTCTGCTGAAAAGGCCTACCATGAGCAACTTTCTGTGGCTGAAATTACTAATACTGCTTTTGAGCCATCGTCTATGATGGTCAAGTGCGATCCACGTCATGGGAAATACATGGCCTGCTGTTTGATGTACAGAGGTGATGTTGTGCCCAAGGATGTTAACGCTGCTGTAGCCACAATTAAGACCAAGAGGACCATTCAATTCGTGGACTGGTGCCCGACTGGGTTTAAATGTGGTATCAATTACCAGCCACCAACTGTTGTCCCTGGTGGAGACTTGGCCAAGGTTCAGAGGGCTGTTTGTATGATTTCAAACTCCACAAGTGTAGCTGAGGTTTTCTCAAGAATTGACCACAAGTTCGATTTGATGTACGCGAAGAGAGCTTTTGTTCACTGGTATGTGGGTGAAGGTATGGAGGAAGGAGAGTTCTCTGAGGCTAGGGAAGATTTGGCTGCTCTTGAGAAGGACTATGAGGAAGTTGGATGTGAGTCTGGTGATGGTGAAGATGATGAAAATGAAGAGTATTAG